A region of Gemmatimonadota bacterium DNA encodes the following proteins:
- the nadC gene encoding carboxylating nicotinate-nucleotide diphosphorylase, with translation MREDVGDGDLTTEWTIAPEARARGRFEARQPGIVSGLFPACLAYQEVDPGLEFQVFLTDGDRVEGGQPIAEVRGDARAVLTGERTALNFMRHLSGIATLTRRYADVVQDTRARIVDTRKTTPGLRELEKRAVLHGGGENHRHGLFDMVLIKDNHIAAAGGILAAVRQCRSKREQTGRRVAIEVETSDLAQVEEAVCSGADWIMLDNMNDETMRKAVRAIRADQAGQADQAGRSIRAGSLQDRSIVIEASGRITLDRVEAVAQTGVDIISIGALTHSAPALDISLDIDTSA, from the coding sequence TTGCGCGAGGACGTGGGAGACGGCGACCTCACCACCGAGTGGACGATAGCGCCCGAAGCCCGCGCCCGCGGGCGGTTCGAGGCCAGGCAGCCGGGTATCGTCTCCGGCCTCTTTCCGGCATGTCTCGCCTACCAGGAGGTGGACCCCGGCCTGGAATTCCAGGTCTTCCTCACCGATGGCGACCGGGTCGAAGGCGGCCAGCCCATTGCGGAAGTACGGGGAGACGCGCGGGCGGTACTGACCGGTGAACGCACGGCCCTCAACTTCATGCGCCACCTTTCCGGCATCGCCACGTTGACCCGTCGATACGCGGACGTCGTGCAGGACACCCGCGCACGTATCGTGGATACACGCAAGACGACGCCCGGACTCCGTGAGCTTGAAAAACGGGCCGTACTGCACGGCGGGGGTGAAAACCACCGCCACGGCCTTTTCGACATGGTGCTGATCAAGGACAATCATATCGCCGCCGCGGGAGGCATCCTCGCCGCGGTGCGTCAGTGCAGATCAAAAAGGGAGCAAACCGGCCGGCGCGTGGCCATCGAGGTGGAGACCAGCGACCTGGCCCAGGTCGAAGAGGCGGTGTGCAGCGGGGCGGACTGGATCATGCTGGACAATATGAACGACGAAACGATGCGGAAGGCGGTCCGGGCGATCCGGGCGGACCAAGCGGGCCAGGCGGACCAGGCGGGCCGCAGCATTCGCGCCGGGTCATTGCAAGACCGGTCCATCGTAATCGAGGCGTCGGGAAGGATCACGCTGGACCGGGTGGAAGCGGTCGCGCAGACCGGCGTCGACATCATATCCATCGGCGCCCTGACCCATTCCGCGCCGGCGCTCGACATCAGCCTGGATATCGATACATCAGCCTGA
- a CDS encoding biotin--[acetyl-CoA-carboxylase] ligase: protein MKTKQRARTVALGGFQDRFDTDRLRAALPARGFGRVLRYSDQVTSTNDVILDMAEDGAPHGAVCLAEEQTDGRGRRGYRWYSPPGCGIWASVLLRPCLSASRTPPLTLCAAAAVARALEATAGVTVEIKWPNDLLIRNRKVAGMLAETRVTASDEPVVVVGMGINVNHTRALFPEDISESATSLRIESGGPFARQDLFLAILASFESAYERFLGSGPGSLIAEVNARLAWRGRLVEAESPAGAAGRLSRVDEEGGLLLEGENRGAVVIRSGSIRLRPDR, encoded by the coding sequence ATGAAAACGAAACAGCGAGCCAGGACCGTTGCCCTTGGGGGATTCCAGGATCGATTCGACACGGACCGATTGCGCGCCGCGTTGCCGGCGCGGGGTTTCGGCCGCGTATTGAGATACAGCGATCAGGTGACGTCCACCAACGATGTGATCCTGGACATGGCCGAAGACGGCGCTCCGCACGGGGCCGTCTGCCTCGCCGAAGAGCAGACGGACGGACGGGGCCGGCGCGGTTACCGGTGGTATTCGCCGCCCGGATGCGGCATATGGGCTTCCGTTCTCCTGCGGCCATGCCTGTCCGCCTCCCGCACCCCACCGCTCACGTTGTGCGCGGCGGCCGCCGTGGCCCGCGCCTTGGAGGCGACCGCCGGGGTAACCGTGGAAATCAAGTGGCCCAACGACCTGCTGATTCGAAACCGCAAGGTCGCAGGCATGCTTGCGGAGACCCGCGTCACAGCCTCGGACGAGCCCGTCGTCGTAGTCGGCATGGGGATCAACGTAAATCATACCCGCGCCCTGTTTCCAGAGGACATCTCGGAATCCGCCACGTCGCTTCGAATCGAATCCGGCGGGCCCTTTGCGCGGCAGGACCTGTTCCTGGCCATCCTGGCTTCCTTCGAATCCGCCTACGAGCGCTTCCTGGGTTCCGGACCCGGGTCCCTGATCGCCGAGGTAAACGCCCGGCTCGCCTGGCGCGGACGGCTGGTCGAGGCCGAATCCCCCGCCGGAGCCGCCGGCCGGCTGTCCCGCGTCGACGAAGAGGGCGGCCTGCTCCTCGAAGGTGAAAACCGCGGTGCCGTCGTGATCCGTTCAGGTTCCATCCGGCTTCGTCCCGATCGATAA
- the groL gene encoding chaperonin GroEL (60 kDa chaperone family; promotes refolding of misfolded polypeptides especially under stressful conditions; forms two stacked rings of heptamers to form a barrel-shaped 14mer; ends can be capped by GroES; misfolded proteins enter the barrel where they are refolded when GroES binds) translates to MSAKQLSFDADARQALKRGVDALADAVRVTMGPKGRCVVLDKKFGSPTFTLDGVTVAKEIELEDKYENMGAQMIKEAASKTSDVAGDGTTTATVLAQAVFAEGLRNVTSGANPMDLKRGIDKAVSEVVDAIADMSKAVEGRKEISETATVSAHGDSTIGDLIADAMEKVGKDGVITVEEAKSMETSLDVVEGMQFDRGYLSPYFVTDSESMEAVLEDTKILIHDKKISAVKDIYPVVEKIAQSGSPLLIIAEDIEGEALALLVVNKLRGTLKVAAVKAPGFGDRRKAMLEDISILTGGTVISEDAGFKLENVTVGDLGTAKRVNIDKDNTTIVEGAGSTDAIQGRINQIRAQIEETTSDYDREKLQERLAKLAGGVAVINVGAATEAEMKEKKARVEDALNNAKAAIEEGVVPGGGVTFIRALSALENGLDAEGDEAVGANIVRKALEAPVRQLAENAGLEGSIILQKIREGEGGYGYNFESDTYGDMSATGVIEPAKVSRVALQHAASIAGLLLTTEALVAEMPEDNPPPAMPHGGGMY, encoded by the coding sequence GTGTCAGCAAAACAACTCTCCTTCGACGCAGACGCCCGCCAAGCCCTCAAAAGAGGCGTGGACGCCCTGGCGGACGCGGTACGTGTCACCATGGGTCCCAAGGGTCGATGCGTCGTGCTCGATAAGAAATTCGGTTCGCCCACCTTCACGCTGGACGGCGTCACCGTGGCGAAGGAAATCGAACTCGAGGACAAGTACGAAAACATGGGCGCGCAGATGATCAAGGAAGCCGCGTCGAAGACCAGCGACGTGGCCGGTGACGGGACCACGACAGCCACCGTGCTCGCCCAGGCCGTTTTCGCGGAAGGCTTGAGGAACGTGACTTCCGGCGCCAATCCCATGGATCTCAAGCGGGGTATCGACAAGGCCGTGTCCGAGGTAGTCGATGCGATCGCGGACATGTCCAAGGCCGTGGAAGGCCGGAAGGAAATCTCGGAAACCGCCACCGTTTCCGCCCATGGCGACTCGACGATCGGCGATCTGATCGCGGACGCGATGGAAAAAGTGGGCAAGGACGGCGTCATCACCGTCGAAGAGGCCAAGAGCATGGAAACCTCCCTCGACGTCGTCGAAGGCATGCAGTTCGACCGCGGTTATCTCTCCCCTTACTTCGTTACCGACTCGGAGTCCATGGAAGCGGTGCTGGAAGACACGAAGATCCTGATCCACGACAAGAAGATCAGCGCCGTCAAGGATATATACCCCGTCGTCGAGAAGATCGCCCAGAGCGGATCCCCGCTGCTGATCATCGCCGAGGACATCGAGGGCGAGGCCCTTGCCCTGCTCGTCGTGAACAAGCTTCGCGGCACCCTGAAGGTCGCCGCGGTCAAGGCGCCCGGTTTCGGCGACCGCCGCAAGGCCATGCTCGAGGACATCTCCATACTGACGGGCGGTACAGTCATTTCCGAAGACGCCGGTTTCAAACTGGAGAACGTGACCGTCGGCGATCTCGGTACGGCCAAGCGCGTCAACATCGACAAGGACAATACGACCATCGTCGAAGGCGCCGGAAGCACCGACGCGATCCAGGGCCGCATCAACCAGATCCGGGCCCAGATCGAGGAAACCACCTCCGATTACGACCGCGAGAAGCTGCAGGAACGCCTGGCCAAACTGGCGGGCGGCGTGGCGGTAATCAACGTGGGCGCCGCGACGGAAGCGGAGATGAAGGAAAAGAAGGCCCGCGTCGAAGACGCCCTGAACAACGCCAAGGCGGCCATTGAGGAAGGGGTCGTTCCGGGCGGCGGCGTTACCTTCATCCGCGCTTTGTCCGCGCTGGAGAACGGATTGGACGCGGAAGGCGACGAAGCAGTAGGCGCCAACATCGTGCGCAAGGCGCTCGAGGCGCCCGTGAGACAACTGGCGGAGAACGCCGGTCTCGAAGGCTCCATCATCCTGCAGAAGATCCGGGAAGGCGAGGGCGGATACGGTTACAACTTCGAATCCGATACCTACGGCGACATGTCCGCAACGGGCGTGATCGAGCCGGCCAAGGTTTCCCGTGTCGCGCTGCAGCACGCCGCGAGCATCGCCGGCCTGCTGCTTACCACCGAGGCGCTGGTGGCGGAGATGCCGGAAGACAATCCGCCTCCGGCCATGCCCCACGGCGGCGGCATGTATTAA
- a CDS encoding response regulator, whose protein sequence is MDSTEIDAASTEIDAAWVRLLQKAAFLCSVIVIACSVLVLAGWQFGLADLRGLINPGRVPMNPLTAAAFLLAGGTLCALLPRNASTYRRWTGFAGAGLLMALGAVKLLDFDLGGRGVDEWLFAASLSGNRMAPHTAFTFMLVGLALLLLDLRGPRHWLSHVCVMNAGIIALLSLAGAIYSTLVLYRVSGAIPITLNTALGFGVLCAGIFCARPRREPAATLVSATAGGLMARRLLPAAFLIPIVLGWVQFQGERAGFYGVEFGHSLFVVCNVIAFNILIWWNARSIGQIDAERTRIAHELHRQNALLEQTAHDMVLFQQELQEAKESAEEASRAKSEFLANMSHEIRTPINGITGMTQLMLNTDLSSRQREFMRLIDQSTGSLQGLLNDILDFSKIEAGRLELESIPFELRERIANTVQAMSIPASEKGLELAYQVSPDVPDRLVGDPGRLSQIVINLVGNAIKFTDSGEVVLTMALKSETEDAITLACSVSDTGIGIPEDKQKLIFDVFSQADSSTSRKYGGTGLGLAISAQLTAMMSGSIRVESEVDRGSTFHFTVEMQKQPDVAEKTGVDAGPLSGLRVLVVDDHPTNRRFLVDMLAEWSMKPAEAGTGVEALAALTGEGGETIQLVLLDETMPEMEEYGLVREINQCADGRDLDVILLVSARQREDPDFGKSFGIACTVSKPVKQSDLLNAIMETVAGTCGPALEEGADGLAEGVPPRRILLAEDGIVNQRVAVLMLESRGHEVTVVNNGSEAVDRFKTGAFDLILMDVQMPGMDGLEATRTIRGLETGDAHILIIAMTAHAMRGDREKCLEAGMDEYLSKPIQAQLLYAAVEGVPAGSGAVSGEAAPPAAHRDAAPSAAVSAPSGEEAAAQPPDAATQAAATDSAVIDWEQAVTRFGGDEGVMLELAGLFVAECPGLKSAIRDAISSGNAADLRLHAHTLKGSAGVFLARATVNAAQRLEQMGREGSLDGAEEAWTALTVELERLTRALGVNVASTKREPGDV, encoded by the coding sequence ATGGATTCCACGGAAATCGATGCGGCTTCGACGGAAATCGATGCAGCGTGGGTGCGGTTGCTCCAGAAAGCCGCCTTCCTGTGCAGTGTCATCGTTATCGCGTGCTCCGTCCTCGTGCTCGCCGGCTGGCAGTTCGGTCTTGCCGATCTGCGGGGCCTGATCAACCCCGGCCGGGTTCCCATGAACCCGCTCACGGCCGCCGCCTTTCTGCTCGCCGGCGGTACGCTGTGCGCCTTGTTGCCGAGGAACGCTTCCACGTATCGCAGATGGACGGGTTTCGCCGGCGCGGGCCTGCTCATGGCGCTGGGGGCCGTCAAGCTCCTCGACTTCGACCTGGGCGGCAGAGGTGTTGACGAGTGGCTGTTCGCAGCGTCCCTCAGCGGCAACCGCATGGCCCCCCATACCGCCTTCACCTTCATGCTGGTGGGACTGGCGCTCCTGCTGCTTGATCTGCGCGGTCCGAGACACTGGCTGTCTCACGTCTGCGTCATGAACGCCGGGATCATCGCCCTGCTTTCTCTCGCCGGGGCGATTTACAGTACCCTGGTGCTGTACAGGGTTTCCGGCGCGATTCCCATTACCCTGAACACCGCACTGGGTTTCGGCGTCCTGTGCGCCGGCATCTTCTGCGCGCGGCCCCGGCGCGAACCGGCCGCCACGCTAGTCAGCGCCACGGCCGGCGGTCTCATGGCCCGCCGCCTCCTTCCCGCGGCTTTTCTCATCCCCATCGTCCTCGGTTGGGTGCAGTTCCAGGGGGAAAGAGCGGGATTCTACGGGGTGGAATTCGGCCATTCGCTCTTCGTCGTCTGCAACGTGATCGCCTTCAACATCCTGATCTGGTGGAACGCCCGTTCGATCGGACAGATCGACGCCGAACGTACACGGATCGCCCACGAGCTGCATCGCCAGAACGCCCTGCTGGAACAGACCGCCCACGACATGGTCCTGTTTCAACAGGAACTCCAGGAAGCCAAGGAGTCGGCGGAAGAGGCCAGCAGGGCCAAAAGCGAGTTCCTCGCCAATATGAGCCACGAGATTCGCACGCCCATCAACGGGATCACCGGGATGACCCAGTTGATGCTGAATACCGACCTGTCGTCCCGGCAGCGGGAATTCATGCGGCTGATCGATCAGTCCACGGGCTCGCTTCAGGGCCTGTTGAACGATATCCTGGACTTTTCGAAAATAGAGGCGGGCCGCCTGGAACTCGAATCGATTCCCTTCGAACTGCGGGAGCGTATCGCCAATACCGTGCAGGCCATGTCGATCCCCGCGTCGGAAAAGGGCCTGGAACTGGCCTACCAGGTATCTCCGGACGTTCCTGATCGTCTCGTGGGCGATCCGGGCCGGTTGAGCCAGATCGTGATCAACCTGGTCGGAAACGCCATCAAGTTCACGGACTCCGGGGAAGTGGTCCTGACCATGGCGCTGAAGTCGGAAACGGAAGACGCCATCACGCTGGCCTGCTCGGTATCGGATACCGGCATCGGCATACCGGAGGACAAGCAGAAACTGATTTTCGACGTTTTCAGCCAGGCGGACAGTTCCACGTCGCGCAAGTACGGTGGTACGGGACTGGGGCTCGCTATCAGCGCGCAGTTGACTGCGATGATGAGCGGCAGCATCCGGGTCGAAAGCGAGGTGGACCGGGGAAGCACCTTCCATTTTACCGTCGAAATGCAAAAACAGCCCGACGTGGCCGAAAAGACGGGCGTCGACGCCGGACCGCTGTCCGGCCTGCGGGTGCTCGTGGTCGACGATCATCCCACCAATCGGCGGTTCCTGGTCGACATGCTGGCCGAATGGTCCATGAAACCGGCGGAAGCGGGTACGGGCGTGGAAGCCCTCGCCGCCCTTACCGGCGAGGGCGGCGAGACTATCCAGCTGGTCCTGCTGGACGAAACCATGCCGGAAATGGAAGAATACGGCCTCGTCAGGGAAATCAACCAGTGCGCCGACGGAAGAGACCTTGACGTCATCCTGCTGGTCTCCGCCAGACAGCGGGAGGACCCGGACTTCGGCAAGTCATTCGGAATCGCCTGTACGGTCAGCAAGCCCGTCAAGCAGTCCGACCTGCTGAACGCCATCATGGAAACGGTGGCCGGCACGTGCGGACCCGCACTGGAGGAGGGAGCCGATGGCTTGGCGGAAGGGGTCCCGCCGCGACGCATCTTACTGGCAGAGGACGGGATCGTGAACCAGCGCGTCGCGGTACTCATGCTGGAGTCCAGGGGCCACGAGGTCACCGTGGTAAACAACGGCAGCGAAGCGGTCGACCGGTTTAAAACCGGCGCGTTCGACCTGATCCTGATGGATGTCCAGATGCCCGGGATGGATGGACTGGAGGCGACACGGACGATTCGCGGACTGGAAACCGGCGACGCCCATATCCTCATCATCGCCATGACGGCCCACGCCATGCGCGGCGACCGTGAGAAGTGCCTGGAGGCCGGGATGGACGAATATCTGTCCAAGCCCATTCAGGCCCAACTGTTGTACGCGGCGGTGGAAGGCGTCCCGGCTGGATCAGGGGCGGTTTCCGGCGAGGCTGCTCCTCCGGCAGCTCACCGGGATGCCGCACCTTCAGCGGCAGTATCCGCACCGTCCGGGGAGGAAGCCGCGGCGCAGCCGCCCGACGCCGCGACCCAAGCGGCAGCGACCGACTCAGCGGTGATCGATTGGGAACAGGCCGTCACACGGTTCGGCGGAGACGAAGGCGTGATGCTGGAACTGGCCGGACTTTTCGTGGCCGAGTGCCCGGGGCTGAAGTCCGCTATTCGTGATGCGATCAGTTCCGGGAACGCCGCCGATCTGCGGCTGCATGCCCATACGTTGAAGGGTTCTGCCGGAGTTTTCCTGGCTCGGGCCACCGTGAACGCCGCGCAGCGCCTGGAACAGATGGGCAGGGAGGGAAGCCTGGACGGAGCGGAGGAGGCCTGGACCGCACTGACTGTCGAACTCGAGCGGCTGACGCGCGCCCTCGGGGTAAACGTCGCGTCGACGAAGCGGGAGCCGGGGGACGTCTAG
- a CDS encoding NAD(P)H-hydrate dehydratase yields MRLCTNAQMRSIDRRTIEDHGLSGYELMERAGCRVAETAKQMLGGVSGRSIAVACGNGNNGGDGFVAARYLHQWGASVACHVLAARPSISGEAAQHLERLEEAGLSPAYREDGPLDLLDRLDRLDRLDRPPALIIDALLGTGLKGPLRGPYGPAITEINLCPSPVLAVDTPSGLAPGSGFPQSRPSAEWTCVHADLTLAIGLIKIDLATYPGRSWCGTVEVADIGFPDKAVEAEQLYLAIPERNEMAGLVPGHLPCDHKGSRGRVAIVAGSAGMAGAATLASRAALRSGAGMVMLGSPAGLMDALTARHTEVMLRGLPETAEGSLSLEAEPGIESLLSWADVLAVGPGLTRHEETSALVRRVVSNTEKPVVIDADGVNAFSDRSGELEDAPAEIIMTPHVFELSRLTGVPAEEIEADRVEAVRQTACSLQVTLVLKGADTLVASPRGQVSVNPTGNPGMATAGSGDVLTGTIAALLGQGLGAWDAARLGVYLHGLAGDLGAEAMGPHSLVAGDLIDHLPGAFLNTTETQKS; encoded by the coding sequence ATGAGACTCTGCACCAACGCGCAGATGCGGTCGATCGACCGCCGAACAATCGAGGATCACGGCCTTTCCGGATACGAACTCATGGAAAGAGCCGGCTGCCGGGTAGCCGAAACCGCGAAGCAGATGCTGGGCGGCGTTTCCGGCAGATCGATCGCCGTGGCCTGCGGCAACGGGAACAACGGGGGAGACGGTTTCGTGGCCGCGCGGTATCTCCACCAGTGGGGCGCTTCCGTCGCCTGTCACGTGTTGGCCGCCAGGCCGTCCATTTCGGGCGAGGCGGCACAGCACCTGGAACGGCTCGAGGAGGCCGGCCTGTCCCCGGCATATCGGGAAGACGGTCCACTTGATCTGCTGGACCGCTTGGACCGCCTGGACCGCCTGGACCGCCCCCCTGCGCTGATCATCGACGCGCTCCTCGGAACCGGGCTGAAGGGACCGCTCCGCGGCCCGTACGGACCGGCCATCACCGAGATCAACCTGTGCCCTTCCCCGGTCCTCGCCGTCGATACCCCGTCGGGTCTTGCGCCCGGCAGCGGGTTTCCGCAGTCCCGGCCCAGCGCGGAATGGACCTGCGTTCATGCCGACCTTACCCTCGCGATCGGGCTGATAAAAATCGACCTGGCCACCTATCCCGGCCGGTCCTGGTGCGGCACCGTGGAAGTCGCCGACATCGGTTTTCCCGACAAGGCCGTAGAAGCGGAACAGTTGTACCTGGCCATACCGGAACGAAACGAGATGGCCGGCCTGGTCCCGGGACACCTGCCTTGCGACCACAAGGGCAGCCGTGGACGCGTCGCCATAGTCGCCGGTTCGGCGGGCATGGCGGGAGCGGCCACGCTGGCTTCGCGCGCGGCCCTGCGCAGCGGCGCGGGCATGGTCATGCTTGGGTCGCCGGCCGGCCTCATGGACGCCTTGACGGCCCGGCACACGGAAGTGATGCTTCGGGGTCTGCCGGAAACCGCTGAAGGTTCGCTTTCTCTTGAGGCCGAGCCCGGCATCGAATCGCTGCTGTCCTGGGCGGACGTGCTGGCCGTCGGTCCGGGTCTCACGCGCCACGAGGAAACATCGGCGCTGGTCCGCCGCGTCGTTTCGAATACCGAAAAGCCCGTTGTCATAGACGCGGACGGCGTGAACGCCTTCTCGGACCGCTCCGGCGAACTGGAGGATGCACCGGCCGAGATCATCATGACGCCCCATGTGTTCGAACTTTCCCGGCTGACCGGCGTACCGGCCGAGGAAATCGAGGCAGACCGGGTCGAGGCGGTGAGGCAGACCGCCTGCTCCCTCCAGGTTACCCTCGTGCTCAAGGGCGCCGACACGCTGGTGGCTTCCCCCCGCGGCCAGGTATCCGTGAATCCCACGGGGAACCCGGGCATGGCCACTGCCGGATCGGGCGACGTGCTTACCGGGACCATCGCCGCCCTGCTCGGGCAGGGACTCGGTGCCTGGGACGCCGCCCGCCTGGGTGTCTATCTCCACGGCCTGGCCGGCGATCTCGGCGCGGAAGCCATGGGTCCCCACAGTCTGGTGGCCGGCGATCTCATCGACCATTTGCCGGGAGCGTTTCTGAACACCACCGAGACGCAGAAATCATGA
- a CDS encoding response regulator produces MAENTIEVLMIEDNPVHVQLIRHFMDSSRLTTRLHVAGTLREGLDLIEQESFDVVLLDLVLPDSADLDTLHSVRAAAPDLPVIILTGLDDVSLAATAVESGAQDYIVKTQANTTLLSRSIHYAIERMRARSGEWDSAMFKLAQQQFLKAAQIMGLDENIRERLLFPQRTHIVTLPFRRDEYHLVENVFGYRVQHLLTMGPTKGGIRYHEAVNLGEVSALAMWMTWKCALINLPFGGAKGGVRIDPTDLSRRELQRLTRRFTSEIIDIIGPDKDIPAPDMGTDEQVMAWIMDTYSQQAGYTVPGVVTGKPVVLGGSLGRREATGRGLVYLIEAAAEHMGMHLDGATAVVQGFGNVGSNTARFLDEDGVRVVAVSDVTTGIYNPNGLSLKDVFKYCGENRFLAGYPEADAVTNEELLELPCDILAPAALQNQVTGDNADRLKCRLLAEGANGPTTLEADEILGEKDVFILPDVLGNAGGVTVSYFEWVQDTQNYMWTLEEINGRLHNILIDAFGRTVRRAAEEKIDMRTSALIEGINRVTQAKLLRGIFP; encoded by the coding sequence ATGGCGGAAAACACCATCGAAGTCCTGATGATCGAAGACAACCCCGTGCACGTGCAGTTGATACGCCATTTCATGGATTCCAGCCGGCTTACCACCCGGCTCCACGTGGCCGGAACGCTCCGGGAAGGGCTGGATCTGATCGAGCAGGAGTCTTTCGACGTGGTGCTGCTGGACCTGGTCCTGCCCGACAGCGCGGATCTCGACACGCTGCATAGCGTCCGGGCGGCCGCTCCGGATTTGCCGGTCATCATACTGACGGGGCTGGACGACGTGTCGCTGGCCGCCACGGCCGTGGAGTCGGGCGCACAGGATTACATCGTAAAGACCCAGGCCAACACCACCCTGCTCTCCCGGTCCATACACTACGCTATCGAACGCATGCGCGCGCGTAGCGGCGAATGGGATTCGGCCATGTTCAAACTGGCCCAGCAGCAGTTTCTGAAGGCGGCGCAGATCATGGGGCTCGACGAGAACATCCGGGAGCGGCTGCTCTTTCCCCAGCGGACCCATATCGTGACGCTCCCCTTCCGGCGGGATGAATACCACCTCGTGGAAAACGTATTCGGATACCGTGTGCAGCACCTGCTCACCATGGGGCCGACCAAGGGCGGCATACGCTACCACGAGGCCGTCAACCTGGGGGAGGTTTCCGCCCTGGCCATGTGGATGACCTGGAAATGCGCGCTGATCAACCTGCCCTTCGGCGGAGCCAAGGGCGGCGTCCGGATCGATCCCACCGATCTGTCCCGCCGCGAACTGCAGCGCCTCACCCGCCGGTTTACGTCGGAGATCATCGACATCATCGGACCGGACAAGGACATCCCGGCCCCTGACATGGGAACCGACGAGCAGGTCATGGCGTGGATCATGGACACGTACAGCCAGCAGGCGGGCTACACGGTACCGGGCGTGGTTACCGGCAAGCCGGTGGTGCTGGGCGGGTCTCTGGGACGCCGCGAGGCCACCGGCCGCGGCCTGGTCTACCTGATTGAGGCGGCCGCGGAACATATGGGCATGCACCTCGACGGCGCCACGGCGGTGGTCCAGGGCTTCGGCAATGTGGGCAGCAATACGGCGCGTTTTCTGGATGAGGACGGGGTCAGGGTGGTCGCGGTAAGCGACGTCACTACCGGTATCTACAATCCCAACGGACTGTCGCTGAAGGACGTTTTCAAGTACTGTGGGGAAAACCGCTTCCTCGCGGGTTATCCCGAGGCCGATGCGGTAACCAACGAAGAACTGCTGGAACTGCCCTGCGACATCCTCGCGCCGGCCGCGCTGCAGAACCAGGTCACCGGCGACAACGCGGACCGGCTGAAGTGCAGGCTGCTCGCGGAAGGGGCCAACGGTCCAACCACGCTTGAGGCGGACGAAATCCTCGGGGAAAAGGACGTCTTCATCCTGCCGGACGTGCTGGGCAATGCCGGGGGCGTAACCGTCTCCTACTTCGAGTGGGTGCAGGATACCCAGAACTACATGTGGACGCTCGAGGAGATCAACGGCAGGCTGCATAATATCCTCATTGACGCCTTCGGACGGACCGTCCGCCGGGCTGCCGAAGAGAAGATCGATATGCGCACCTCGGCATTGATCGAGGGGATCAACCGGGTGACCCAGGCGAAACTGCTTCGGGGAATCTTCCCCTGA
- the hisA gene encoding 1-(5-phosphoribosyl)-5-[(5-phosphoribosylamino)methylideneamino]imidazole-4-carboxamide isomerase, translating into MQLYPAIDIRQGRCVRLLQGRKDRETVYTQSPEEIALKWKEQGATYLHVVDLDGAFTGAAGNRSSVLRMLEQVEIPIQLGGGIRTPEAVEKWLALGVRRVILGTAAVENPEMVRMSVDRWGPERIVVGIDAKAGRVAVKGWTAGGSCSSLELAKAMKAAGVCRIIYTEIDRDGTMNGLDTGATARLARESGMRVIASGGVASLDDLERASRSVADGLEGVVLGKSLYEGRIDLSEAVRKYQTAPGT; encoded by the coding sequence ATGCAGCTCTACCCTGCCATCGACATACGACAGGGGCGATGCGTCCGGCTCCTCCAGGGCAGGAAGGACCGCGAGACGGTGTATACCCAGTCCCCGGAGGAAATCGCGCTGAAATGGAAGGAGCAGGGGGCCACCTACCTGCACGTGGTCGATCTGGACGGTGCTTTCACCGGCGCCGCGGGGAACCGGTCGAGCGTCCTCCGCATGCTCGAACAGGTCGAAATCCCGATACAGCTCGGGGGAGGTATTCGAACGCCCGAAGCGGTGGAGAAGTGGCTGGCCCTGGGGGTGCGCCGCGTTATCCTTGGTACGGCGGCCGTGGAGAACCCCGAAATGGTGAGAATGTCGGTCGACCGTTGGGGGCCGGAGCGTATCGTCGTCGGAATCGACGCGAAGGCGGGACGGGTCGCGGTCAAGGGATGGACGGCCGGCGGATCGTGTTCCTCCCTCGAACTGGCGAAGGCCATGAAGGCGGCCGGGGTCTGCAGGATCATCTACACGGAGATCGACCGGGACGGCACGATGAACGGCCTGGATACCGGGGCTACGGCGCGTCTTGCCAGGGAAAGCGGCATGCGGGTGATCGCGTCTGGGGGCGTGGCTTCGCTGGACGACCTGGAACGGGCTTCCCGTTCTGTCGCGGACGGCCTGGAGGGCGTAGTGCTCGGTAAATCGCTGTACGAAGGCCGGATCGACCTGTCGGAAGCCGTTAGAAAGTACCAGACGGCCCCCGGCACCTAG